The following proteins are co-located in the Microvirga ossetica genome:
- a CDS encoding tyrosine-type recombinase/integrase, with amino-acid sequence MHLQRSVLPSGHVTWTAYDGDAIVTEIREFVIYLEARHHAPSTVAHYARHVVRLGNYLAAMGKSFREITPLDLDRFIPALIRHGPILDLKIALNIIPLRPEPVDVSASLHNQILFAIKAFYTFLDMRHAALIFGNDERPRAYHPDAYKPFLAHIAQRKPRRRTESRSDHKAKAASAKRAVDHRLKPEQVLKIIEAASLMRDAFLVVLLYTTGIRIGEARGLLHEDFRLEENVIWVTPRLHENKARVKNGRARPIPVLDFVMTMYEDYVASDEYLPAFETGTNYVFCNIAKAQIGRGLSESNAYDIQKRLVRNSGIAFTWHMFRHTHASEAIAQGYSLLDVADRLGHASPQTTNAIYKHLFNAEYKKLQLRNHTEVEERLNDLRRIGLAEEKLKWL; translated from the coding sequence ATGCACCTGCAGCGCAGCGTCCTCCCAAGCGGCCACGTCACCTGGACCGCCTATGACGGTGACGCCATCGTCACCGAGATCCGCGAGTTCGTCATCTACCTGGAGGCGCGCCATCACGCCCCGAGCACCGTCGCCCATTATGCCCGGCACGTGGTCCGGCTGGGCAACTATCTCGCGGCCATGGGCAAGAGCTTCCGGGAGATCACACCCTTGGACCTCGACCGCTTCATTCCCGCGCTGATCCGCCATGGCCCGATCCTGGATCTGAAGATCGCCCTCAACATCATCCCGCTGCGCCCGGAACCCGTGGACGTTTCCGCCAGCCTGCACAACCAGATCCTGTTTGCGATCAAGGCCTTCTACACCTTTCTGGACATGCGCCACGCCGCGCTGATCTTTGGCAATGACGAGAGGCCGCGCGCCTATCATCCCGACGCCTACAAGCCTTTCCTGGCTCATATCGCACAGCGCAAGCCGCGGCGCCGCACCGAAAGCCGGTCGGACCACAAGGCCAAGGCGGCCTCCGCCAAACGGGCCGTCGACCACCGGCTGAAGCCCGAGCAGGTCCTGAAGATCATCGAGGCGGCCAGCCTCATGCGCGACGCCTTCCTGGTGGTCCTCCTGTACACGACCGGCATCCGGATCGGCGAGGCCCGGGGCCTGCTGCACGAGGACTTCCGGTTGGAGGAGAACGTCATCTGGGTCACGCCCCGCCTTCACGAGAACAAGGCGCGCGTCAAAAACGGCAGGGCGCGGCCGATCCCGGTGCTCGACTTCGTGATGACGATGTATGAGGACTATGTCGCCAGCGACGAATACCTTCCGGCCTTCGAGACCGGCACGAATTATGTGTTCTGCAACATCGCCAAAGCGCAAATCGGCCGCGGGCTGTCTGAGAGCAACGCCTACGACATTCAAAAGCGTCTGGTCCGGAACTCGGGGATTGCGTTTACCTGGCACATGTTCCGTCACACCCATGCCAGCGAGGCGATCGCTCAGGGCTATAGCCTGCTCGATGTCGCTGACCGCCTCGGGCATGCCAGCCCGCAGACGACCAATGCCATCTACAAGCACCTGTTCAATGCCGAGTACAAGAAGCTGCAGCTCAGGAACCACACGGAGGTCGAAGAGCGCCTGAATGACTTGAGGCGTATCGGCCTGGCGGAGGAGAAGCTCAAATGGCTCTGA
- a CDS encoding site-specific integrase, with the protein MRANHRLAQLWLDALTTELGASAGTIDTYTDDLNCYLVWLDENSLGHDEVSLEPIRDHIAAIDPRGYAGSTMARRITVARGLHKFLIAEDLGLRDPTSNLSSMRRSRKLPFVLSIAETEALLETAHRLEADPSVGLYRQAGYARRAALFETL; encoded by the coding sequence ATGCGTGCAAACCACCGGCTAGCCCAGCTCTGGCTCGATGCTCTGACAACCGAGCTTGGGGCATCTGCCGGCACCATCGACACCTACACCGATGACCTGAACTGCTATCTTGTCTGGCTGGATGAGAACAGCCTTGGCCACGACGAGGTCAGTTTGGAGCCGATCCGCGACCACATCGCAGCTATCGATCCGCGCGGCTATGCCGGATCAACCATGGCCCGACGCATCACGGTGGCGCGCGGCCTGCACAAGTTTCTGATTGCTGAGGACCTCGGTTTGCGCGATCCCACATCCAATCTGTCGTCCATGCGCCGTTCCCGGAAGCTGCCCTTCGTCCTGTCCATCGCCGAGACAGAAGCGCTCTTGGAGACTGCCCACAGGCTTGAGGCCGATCCCTCGGTGGGACTTTATCGTCAGGCCGGCTATGCTCGACGAGCCGCTCTGTTCGAGACCCTCTAA